Proteins encoded together in one Trueperaceae bacterium window:
- a CDS encoding aspartate/glutamate racemase family protein, protein MRTLGLLGGMSWESTALYYRRINEAVRDALGGLHSAKIAMRSVDFAEIETLQRAGDWEGAGAVLAEEARRLEAAGADAIVLCTNTMHQVAPAIEAATSVPLLHLADTTARRVRAAGATPVGLLGTRFTMERAFYRERLEAHDLEVLVPDAADRALVHAVIYDELVRGVVRDASRRAVADVVHRLAARGARGVIEGCTEITMLDLGAYVDLPRFDTTALHAEEAAAWALEDAPTPGTPPR, encoded by the coding sequence ATGCGCACCCTCGGACTCCTGGGCGGGATGAGCTGGGAGAGCACCGCGCTGTACTACCGGCGCATCAATGAAGCGGTCCGCGACGCCCTGGGGGGTCTGCACTCCGCGAAGATCGCGATGCGCAGCGTCGACTTCGCCGAGATCGAAACGCTCCAGCGGGCCGGCGACTGGGAGGGGGCCGGCGCCGTCCTGGCCGAGGAGGCCCGCCGCCTCGAGGCGGCCGGGGCCGACGCGATCGTGCTCTGCACCAACACGATGCACCAGGTCGCGCCGGCGATCGAGGCGGCGACGTCGGTGCCGCTGCTGCACCTCGCCGACACCACCGCGCGCCGCGTCCGCGCCGCGGGCGCGACGCCGGTCGGGTTGCTGGGGACGCGCTTCACGATGGAGCGGGCGTTCTACCGCGAACGCCTCGAGGCGCACGACCTCGAGGTCCTCGTCCCCGACGCCGCGGACCGCGCCCTCGTGCACGCCGTGATCTACGACGAGCTCGTGCGCGGCGTCGTCCGCGACGCCTCGCGGCGGGCCGTCGCCGACGTCGTGCACCGCCTCGCCGCGCGCGGCGCGCGCGGCGTGATCGAGGGCTGCACCGAGATCACGATGTTGGACCTCGGGGCGTACGTCGACCTCCCCCGCTTCGACACGACCGCCCTCCACGCCGAGGAGGCCGCCGCCTGGGCGCTGGAGGACGCGCCCACCCCGGGGACCCCGCCGCGCTAG
- a CDS encoding NAD-dependent protein deacetylase: MNALAPAPATVTGDDPAALDAGAEALASFLDGRRALVLSGAGASTDSGIPDYRGPGRVRRDPMRYQQFVGSAAHRRRYWARSSVGWPYTAAARPNAVHAAVARLERRGAAAAVLTQNVDGLHQRAGSKRVLELHGSLATVLCLDCGARSARARFQERLVAANPTFAAHYLPTDLGPDDVAPDGDVEIPDAAADDLVVPPCDACGGTLKPDVTFFGENVPKPRVERAYALADGADALLVLGSSLTVYSGYRFVRRAKASGRPVAIVNDGATRGDGDADLRLHARLAPLLERVAAHLGAV; the protein is encoded by the coding sequence GTGAACGCGCTCGCCCCCGCTCCCGCCACCGTCACGGGGGACGACCCCGCCGCCCTCGACGCCGGCGCCGAGGCGCTGGCGTCGTTCCTCGACGGCCGCCGCGCGCTGGTGCTCAGCGGTGCGGGGGCCAGCACCGACTCCGGCATTCCCGACTACCGGGGCCCCGGGCGGGTGCGCCGCGACCCGATGCGCTACCAGCAGTTCGTCGGCAGCGCCGCGCACCGCCGCCGCTACTGGGCGCGCAGTTCGGTCGGTTGGCCCTACACCGCCGCCGCCCGCCCCAACGCCGTGCACGCCGCGGTGGCGCGCCTCGAGCGGCGCGGGGCGGCGGCGGCGGTGTTGACGCAGAACGTCGACGGGCTGCACCAGCGGGCGGGCTCGAAGCGGGTGCTGGAGTTGCACGGCAGCCTGGCGACGGTGCTGTGCCTGGACTGCGGGGCGCGGTCGGCACGGGCGCGCTTCCAGGAGCGGCTGGTGGCGGCGAACCCGACCTTCGCGGCGCACTACCTGCCGACCGATCTCGGGCCCGACGACGTCGCGCCGGACGGCGACGTCGAGATCCCCGACGCCGCCGCGGACGACCTCGTCGTGCCCCCCTGCGACGCGTGCGGCGGCACGCTGAAGCCGGACGTGACGTTCTTCGGGGAGAACGTCCCGAAACCGCGCGTCGAGCGGGCCTACGCCCTCGCGGACGGCGCCGACGCCCTGCTGGTGCTCGGGTCGTCCCTGACGGTGTACAGCGGCTACCGGTTCGTGCGGCGCGCGAAGGCGAGCGGTCGACCGGTGGCGATCGTCAACGACGGGGCGACGCGCGGCGACGGCGACGCCGACCTGCGTCTGCACGCGCGCCTCGCGCCGCTCCTGGAGCGGGTCGCAGCGCACCTCGGCGCGGTGTGA
- a CDS encoding metal ABC transporter permease: MDLAALAGDYTVRTVVAGATLLGVTSGVLGTFAVLRRQSLLGDALAHAALPGIALGFLIAGQRALPALLAGALASAVAAALLVALLVRRTRLKGDAAIGLALSLFFAVGVILLSYVQGRAGAGQAGLETFLFGQAAAILRSDLWVMAVLAAVALASVSALWKEFELVTFDPTYAAALGLPVAVLDVALTALVAVAVVLGLQLVGVVLMSAMLVAPAVAARQWTDRLARVALLAAAIGAASGVVGATVSAGARGLATGPLIVLALSAFTALSLAFAPRRGLVPAALRRRSQREGRRDRDVLQALDTLRRRHDDPTYAAERGMLDATVGHPTGRTLRTLERRGLVERVRHRPEEGRHWRLLDAGEAALSALERGPDAPEDRP, translated from the coding sequence GTGGACCTCGCGGCGCTCGCCGGCGACTACACCGTCCGCACCGTCGTCGCCGGCGCCACCCTGCTCGGCGTCACGAGCGGCGTGCTGGGCACCTTCGCCGTCCTGCGGCGCCAGAGCCTGCTCGGGGACGCGCTGGCCCACGCCGCCCTCCCCGGCATCGCGCTCGGGTTCCTGATCGCCGGCCAGCGGGCGCTCCCCGCCCTCCTCGCCGGCGCCCTCGCGAGCGCCGTCGCCGCCGCACTCCTCGTCGCCCTCCTCGTCCGCCGCACCCGCCTCAAGGGCGACGCCGCCATCGGCCTCGCCCTCAGCCTCTTCTTCGCCGTCGGCGTCATCCTCCTCAGTTACGTCCAGGGCCGCGCCGGCGCGGGGCAGGCCGGCCTCGAGACCTTCCTGTTCGGGCAGGCCGCCGCCATCCTGCGCAGCGACCTGTGGGTGATGGCGGTCCTCGCCGCCGTCGCCCTCGCGAGCGTCTCGGCGCTCTGGAAGGAGTTCGAGCTCGTCACGTTCGACCCCACCTACGCCGCCGCCCTGGGGCTTCCCGTCGCCGTCCTCGACGTCGCCCTCACCGCCCTCGTCGCGGTCGCCGTCGTGCTGGGCCTGCAGCTCGTCGGGGTGGTCCTGATGTCCGCCATGCTCGTCGCGCCCGCCGTCGCCGCGCGGCAGTGGACCGACCGGTTGGCCCGCGTCGCCCTCCTCGCCGCCGCCATCGGCGCGGCGTCCGGCGTGGTCGGCGCGACCGTCAGCGCCGGCGCGCGCGGCCTCGCGACCGGCCCCCTGATCGTGCTCGCGCTGTCCGCCTTCACCGCCCTGTCGCTCGCCTTCGCCCCGCGCCGCGGGCTCGTCCCGGCCGCCCTCCGCCGCCGCAGCCAACGCGAAGGACGCCGCGACCGCGACGTCCTGCAGGCGCTCGACACCCTCCGCCGCCGGCACGACGACCCCACCTACGCCGCGGAACGCGGCATGCTGGACGCCACCGTCGGGCACCCCACCGGCCGCACCCTCCGCACCCTCGAGCGGCGCGGCCTCGTCGAACGCGTCCGGCACCGCCCCGAGGAGGGCCGCCACTGGCGCCTCCTCGACGCGGGCGAAGCCGCCCTGTCCGCCCTCGAGCGCGGCCCCGACGCACCGGAGGACCGCCCGTGA
- a CDS encoding NADP-dependent isocitrate dehydrogenase, translated as MTNPDAPARIAVAHGDGIGPEIMDATLQVLEAAGADLDVAEVRLGKAVYEAGVPSGIDPSAWDVLRDRGVLLKAPITTPRGGGYKSLNVTLRKSLGLFANVRPAVAYHPFVATRHPDMDVLVVRENEEDLYAGIEHRQTDEVVQCLKLITRPGSEKIVRYAFEEARAQGRRKVTALVKDNIMKMTDGLFAAVFEAVAAEYPDLEHEQMIVDIGAARLADTPEAFDVVVTPNLYGDILSDVTAQLTGSVGLAPSANVGETVSAFEAIHGSAPDIAGKGIANPSGLLLASVMMLQHLGRGAVAERIHNAWLTTLEDGVHTGDVYRDDVSRERVNTAGFTEAVVARLGSEPKHLPPARYAGRPVPRVLGATPREPATKELLGVDVFLDWRDAGRDPDVLAGRLQAEAAPLALQVVTNRGVKVWPDGLPETFATDHWRCRFQHPSGDPVAPGEVVALQGRLVAAGLDVIKTENLYRFDGERGFSAAQGQ; from the coding sequence ATGACGAACCCCGACGCGCCGGCCCGCATCGCCGTGGCGCACGGCGACGGAATCGGCCCCGAAATCATGGACGCCACCCTGCAGGTGCTCGAGGCGGCCGGCGCCGACCTCGACGTCGCGGAGGTCCGGCTCGGCAAAGCGGTCTACGAGGCGGGGGTGCCCTCCGGCATCGACCCGTCCGCCTGGGACGTCCTGCGCGACCGCGGGGTGCTGCTCAAGGCCCCCATCACCACCCCGCGCGGCGGCGGCTACAAGAGCCTCAACGTCACGCTCCGCAAGTCGCTCGGGTTGTTCGCCAACGTCCGCCCGGCGGTCGCCTACCACCCGTTCGTCGCCACCCGCCACCCCGACATGGACGTCCTGGTCGTGCGCGAGAACGAGGAGGACCTCTACGCCGGCATCGAGCACCGCCAGACCGACGAGGTCGTGCAGTGCCTGAAGCTGATCACTCGGCCGGGCAGCGAGAAGATCGTTCGTTACGCCTTCGAGGAGGCCCGCGCGCAGGGCCGCCGCAAGGTCACCGCGCTCGTCAAGGACAACATCATGAAGATGACCGACGGGCTGTTCGCGGCCGTCTTCGAGGCCGTCGCCGCGGAGTACCCCGACCTCGAGCACGAACAGATGATCGTCGACATCGGCGCGGCGCGGCTGGCGGACACGCCCGAGGCGTTCGACGTCGTCGTGACCCCCAACCTGTACGGCGACATCCTCAGCGACGTCACCGCCCAACTGACCGGCAGCGTCGGCCTGGCGCCCTCGGCGAACGTCGGCGAGACCGTCTCGGCGTTCGAAGCGATCCACGGCTCCGCCCCCGACATCGCCGGCAAGGGGATCGCCAACCCCTCCGGCCTGCTGCTCGCGAGCGTCATGATGCTGCAGCACCTCGGGCGCGGCGCCGTCGCGGAACGCATCCACAACGCCTGGCTGACGACCCTCGAGGACGGCGTCCACACCGGCGACGTCTACCGCGACGACGTCAGCCGCGAGCGGGTCAACACCGCCGGCTTCACCGAAGCGGTCGTCGCGCGGCTGGGGTCGGAACCCAAGCACCTCCCCCCCGCCCGCTACGCCGGCCGCCCCGTCCCGCGGGTGCTCGGCGCGACGCCGCGCGAGCCGGCCACCAAGGAGCTGCTCGGCGTCGACGTGTTCCTCGACTGGCGCGACGCGGGGCGCGACCCGGACGTCCTCGCCGGTCGCCTCCAAGCGGAGGCGGCGCCGCTCGCGCTGCAGGTCGTCACGAACCGCGGCGTGAAGGTGTGGCCCGACGGGCTGCCCGAGACGTTCGCGACCGACCACTGGCGCTGCCGCTTCCAGCACCCGAGCGGCGACCCGGTGGCGCCCGGCGAGGTCGTGGCGTTGCAGGGCCGCCTCGTGGCGGCCGGGCTGGACGTCATCAAGACCGAGAACCTCTACCGCTTCGACGGCGAGCGGGGCTTCTCGGCGGCGCAAGGGCAGTGA
- a CDS encoding zinc ABC transporter substrate-binding protein — MFRLHETFRGRRPLGALLGALLILGPSQAQDAAVEPLRVVATVGMIGDLAERIAGPCGDVTTLMGPGVDPHLYQATSGDVRALGRAELILYAGLSLEGQLGDVLDRFGARVPTVAVSEAAVPEARRIAAGEGYAFDPHVWMDVGLWADAVPVLRDAMAELRPACADALARRADALAADMRAMDGWIADAVATIPAPQRVLVTAHDAFAYYGRAYDLALQGVQGISTESEASIADIRTTARRIADQGVPTLFVESTINPRTVRAVLEAAQDLGADVRLGGTLYGDALGEAGTLEGSYLGMAYVTTRRIVEGLGGDPPPLPDALDDWRDRRGVAGGDALDAAFEAAS, encoded by the coding sequence ATGTTTAGGCTGCACGAAACTTTCCGGGGGCGGCGCCCCCTCGGCGCCCTCCTGGGCGCCCTGCTGATCCTTGGACCGAGCCAGGCGCAGGACGCCGCCGTCGAACCGCTCCGCGTCGTCGCGACCGTCGGCATGATCGGCGACCTCGCCGAACGCATCGCCGGCCCCTGCGGCGACGTCACCACCCTCATGGGGCCCGGCGTCGACCCGCACCTCTACCAGGCCACCTCCGGCGACGTCCGCGCCCTCGGCCGAGCCGAATTGATCCTCTACGCCGGCCTGTCCCTCGAGGGGCAACTCGGCGACGTGCTCGACCGCTTCGGTGCGCGCGTCCCGACCGTCGCCGTCTCCGAGGCGGCGGTCCCCGAGGCGCGCCGCATCGCCGCCGGCGAAGGCTACGCCTTCGATCCGCACGTCTGGATGGACGTCGGCCTGTGGGCCGACGCCGTCCCGGTCCTGCGCGACGCGATGGCGGAGCTGCGGCCCGCCTGCGCCGACGCGCTCGCGCGACGCGCCGACGCGCTCGCCGCCGACATGCGGGCGATGGACGGATGGATCGCCGACGCCGTCGCCACGATCCCCGCCCCGCAACGTGTCCTCGTCACCGCCCACGACGCCTTCGCGTACTACGGTCGCGCCTACGACCTGGCGTTGCAGGGCGTCCAGGGCATCAGCACCGAATCGGAGGCGTCCATCGCCGACATCCGCACCACCGCACGCCGCATCGCCGACCAGGGCGTCCCCACCCTCTTCGTCGAAAGCACCATCAACCCCCGCACCGTCCGCGCGGTCCTCGAGGCCGCGCAGGACCTCGGCGCCGACGTCCGCCTCGGCGGGACCCTGTACGGCGACGCGCTCGGCGAAGCCGGCACGCTCGAGGGCAGCTACCTCGGCATGGCGTACGTGACCACCCGTCGCATCGTCGAGGGGCTCGGCGGCGACCCGCCCCCCTTGCCCGACGCGCTCGACGACTGGCGCGACCGGCGCGGCGTCGCGGGCGGCGACGCCCTCGACGCCGCCTTCGAGGCCGCCTCGTGA
- a CDS encoding CrcB family protein codes for MSAPLVVAAVAAGGALGAVLRLAVTVASARLLAGGPWAGLPVGTLIVNVAGTLALAWLVASGERFGGGPLLRTFLATGVLGALTTFSTFAVDAHGLVLAGEGGRAAAYVGATLLLAGGAVLLGAALGR; via the coding sequence GTGTCCGCCCCCCTCGTCGTCGCCGCCGTCGCGGCGGGCGGCGCGCTCGGCGCGGTGCTGCGCCTCGCGGTGACGGTCGCGAGCGCGCGCCTGCTGGCCGGCGGCCCGTGGGCGGGCCTGCCGGTCGGCACCCTGATCGTCAACGTCGCCGGCACCCTCGCGCTCGCGTGGCTGGTCGCGAGCGGCGAGCGGTTCGGGGGCGGCCCGCTGCTGCGGACCTTCCTCGCGACCGGCGTGCTGGGGGCGCTGACGACGTTCTCGACGTTCGCGGTCGACGCGCACGGGCTCGTCCTCGCCGGCGAGGGCGGCCGCGCCGCGGCGTACGTCGGCGCGACGCTGCTCCTCGCCGGCGGCGCGGTGCTGCTCGGCGCGGCGCTGGGGCGCTGA
- a CDS encoding metal ABC transporter permease: protein MTIALQIVATGALVGVAASLVGTFLLLRGRSLASDAIGHAIVLGIVLVWLATGATSGPLQLLGAATAGVATVWIADALGRTRRVADDAAIGLTFPALFALGVLLLNVYARDVHIDAHTVLLGEIGFVWLDTVPILGVAVPDALVGLTVVTLVNLAFVTTFFKELEVGTFDPALATAFGFAPGALGGALLALTSVTAVASFDAVGVVLFVAFTIVPAATGYLLVDRLSRILVLAAAVAVASSVLGYLAATAADVSIGGGMAAATGVFFALALAFGPRYGLLAQRIRRRSERDANENRALAVHLYQHAGTPDAGEENVVGALRDHLRWSEGKARDVVARSLDAGWIDRDGERLALTDRGRAAAREILHPGAARRAAPAGS from the coding sequence GTGACGATCGCCCTGCAGATCGTGGCGACCGGCGCCCTCGTCGGGGTCGCGGCGTCGCTGGTGGGGACGTTCCTGCTGCTGCGCGGGCGGTCGCTCGCCAGCGACGCGATCGGGCACGCGATCGTCCTCGGCATCGTCCTCGTGTGGCTCGCCACCGGCGCGACGTCGGGACCGCTGCAGCTGCTCGGGGCGGCGACGGCGGGCGTCGCGACGGTGTGGATCGCCGACGCCCTGGGCCGTACCCGCCGCGTCGCCGACGACGCCGCCATCGGCCTCACCTTCCCCGCCCTGTTCGCGCTCGGCGTGCTGCTCCTCAACGTCTACGCCCGCGACGTGCACATCGACGCCCACACGGTCCTGCTGGGCGAGATCGGCTTCGTCTGGCTGGACACCGTCCCCATCCTCGGGGTCGCCGTGCCCGACGCCCTCGTGGGGCTCACGGTGGTGACGCTCGTGAACCTGGCGTTCGTCACGACCTTCTTCAAGGAGCTCGAGGTCGGTACCTTCGATCCCGCCCTCGCCACCGCCTTCGGTTTCGCGCCCGGCGCGCTCGGGGGCGCCCTGCTGGCGCTGACGAGCGTCACCGCCGTCGCCTCGTTCGACGCGGTCGGCGTGGTGCTGTTCGTGGCGTTCACGATCGTGCCCGCCGCCACCGGCTACCTGCTCGTCGACCGCCTGTCGCGCATCCTCGTCCTCGCCGCCGCCGTCGCGGTCGCCTCCAGCGTCCTCGGCTACCTCGCCGCGACCGCCGCCGACGTCTCGATCGGGGGCGGCATGGCCGCCGCCACCGGCGTCTTCTTCGCCCTCGCCCTCGCCTTCGGACCGCGCTACGGCCTGCTCGCCCAACGCATCCGGCGGCGCAGCGAACGCGACGCGAACGAAAACCGGGCGTTGGCGGTCCACCTCTACCAGCACGCCGGCACCCCCGACGCGGGCGAGGAGAACGTCGTGGGGGCGCTCCGCGACCACCTGCGGTGGAGCGAAGGCAAGGCCCGCGACGTCGTCGCGCGCAGCCTCGACGCCGGCTGGATCGACCGCGACGGCGAACGGCTCGCCCTCACCGATCGGGGCCGGGCCGCCGCCCGCGAGATCCTCCACCCCGGGGCGGCGCGGCGCGCCGCCCCGGCGGGGTCCTGA
- a CDS encoding GGDEF domain-containing protein: MSAAPHDRRRPTPVALSDREALRRTIYLVSLLLAVPIFVGVGRLEWDDPATRYPYLSIVAWLLPAGLTLWARPRSLRAVERGTALFMATTWIARTGLALFAEPVAMDAVDALAPSITLGTVMVMLLLHFTFPTLRATFAILAFLALTSSLGALRFAPDPAGEATVEFVRHQFFLLVLTGFLYVLSTEQQARARAEAERERLRAEAYRDALTGLPNRRFLDEALEAAVANARRTGAPLSVVVFDLDRFKRLNDTYGHEVGDAALIRVATAVRPLVREEDVVGRFGGEEFLILVPHADHAVAATVAERAREAIARVQLDPGGPITASFGVASLRDGDEGSDLVRRADARLYRAKRAGRNRVDADPLDDPDPA, translated from the coding sequence GTGAGCGCCGCCCCCCACGACCGCCGTCGCCCGACGCCGGTCGCGTTGAGCGACCGCGAGGCGCTCCGCCGCACGATCTACCTCGTCAGCCTCCTGCTCGCCGTCCCGATCTTCGTCGGGGTAGGGCGGCTCGAATGGGACGACCCCGCGACCCGCTACCCGTACCTCTCGATCGTCGCGTGGCTGCTCCCGGCCGGCCTCACGCTCTGGGCCCGCCCCCGGTCGTTGCGGGCCGTCGAGCGGGGCACGGCGCTGTTCATGGCGACGACCTGGATCGCGCGGACCGGGCTGGCGTTGTTCGCCGAACCGGTCGCGATGGACGCCGTCGACGCGTTGGCGCCGTCGATCACCCTGGGGACCGTCATGGTGATGCTGCTGCTGCACTTCACCTTCCCGACGCTCCGCGCGACGTTCGCGATCCTCGCGTTCCTGGCGTTGACCTCCAGCCTCGGGGCACTGCGCTTCGCGCCCGACCCGGCCGGCGAGGCCACCGTCGAGTTCGTCCGGCACCAGTTCTTCCTGCTGGTGCTGACCGGGTTCCTGTACGTCCTCTCCACCGAACAGCAGGCCCGCGCCCGCGCCGAAGCGGAGCGCGAACGCCTCCGCGCCGAGGCGTACCGCGACGCGCTGACCGGCCTCCCCAACCGCCGCTTCCTCGACGAGGCGCTCGAGGCGGCGGTCGCGAACGCCCGCCGGACCGGGGCGCCGTTGTCGGTCGTCGTGTTCGATCTCGACCGGTTCAAACGCCTCAACGACACGTACGGGCACGAGGTCGGCGACGCGGCCCTCATCCGCGTCGCGACCGCCGTCCGGCCCCTCGTGCGCGAGGAGGACGTCGTCGGGCGGTTCGGGGGGGAGGAGTTCCTGATCCTCGTGCCGCACGCCGACCACGCCGTCGCGGCGACCGTCGCGGAGCGCGCCCGCGAGGCGATCGCCCGCGTCCAACTCGACCCCGGGGGCCCGATCACCGCGAGCTTCGGGGTGGCGTCGTTGCGCGACGGCGACGAGGGCAGCGACCTGGTGCGCCGCGCCGACGCGCGGCTCTACCGCGCGAAGCGGGCCGGACGTAACCGCGTCGACGCCGACCCCCTCGACGACCCCGACCCCGCCTGA
- a CDS encoding MarC family protein → MELGMSVASSATVLLFVMDPFGNMPLVVSLLKDVDPARRRRIVVRELLIALGVLALFLVAGEAILRFLGLQPESVTIAGGIVLGVIGLRMIFPRPDAGPAGTTPGGEPFIVPLAVPLIAGPSAMATVILMAKTNGVLHGAGAVAIAWVVTAVVLLASPLLFKLLRKRGLEAVERLMGMLLIMIAAEMVLTGLGSVL, encoded by the coding sequence GTGGAACTGGGCATGAGCGTCGCGTCGTCCGCGACGGTGTTGTTGTTCGTGATGGACCCGTTCGGGAACATGCCGTTGGTCGTGTCGCTGCTCAAGGACGTCGATCCGGCGCGGCGGCGGCGGATCGTCGTGCGCGAGCTGCTGATCGCGCTCGGGGTGCTGGCGTTGTTCCTCGTCGCGGGCGAGGCGATCCTGCGGTTCCTGGGGTTGCAGCCCGAGTCGGTGACGATCGCCGGGGGGATCGTGCTGGGGGTCATCGGCCTGCGCATGATCTTCCCGCGGCCCGACGCGGGGCCGGCGGGCACGACGCCCGGCGGGGAGCCGTTCATCGTGCCGCTCGCGGTGCCGCTGATCGCGGGCCCGTCGGCGATGGCGACGGTGATCCTGATGGCGAAGACGAACGGCGTGTTGCACGGCGCGGGCGCCGTCGCGATCGCGTGGGTCGTGACCGCCGTCGTCCTGCTCGCCTCGCCGCTGCTGTTCAAGCTGCTCCGCAAGCGCGGCCTCGAGGCGGTCGAGCGCCTCATGGGGATGTTGTTGATCATGATCGCTGCGGAGATGGTGCTGACCGGCCTCGGGTCGGTGTTGTAG
- a CDS encoding metal ABC transporter ATP-binding protein, producing the protein MSGSPAPSHAGGPGGPVHEPDLAVHVEDLTVTYGSRPALWDVDLDVPPGVLAAIVGPNGAGKSTLLEAILGLTPTTAGHVYVGGRRLRDARGRIGYVPQRTAVDWDFPTRVVDVVTMGLYGRLGWLRRPGAKERRAAEAALERVGMADYRDRQIAQLSGGQQQRTFLARALVQDADVYFLDEPMAGVDATSEAAILDVLRDLRAEGRTLLVVHHDLQTVRTTFDWVVLLNVRVLAQGPVETTYTPDNLRATYGGDVALLAGPADPTGTDAPTPDEGAREA; encoded by the coding sequence GTGAGCGGGTCGCCCGCCCCGTCCCACGCCGGCGGGCCGGGCGGCCCGGTCCACGAACCCGACCTCGCCGTCCACGTCGAGGACCTCACCGTCACGTACGGCAGCCGCCCCGCCCTGTGGGACGTCGACCTCGACGTCCCGCCCGGCGTCCTCGCCGCCATCGTCGGCCCCAACGGCGCCGGCAAATCCACCCTCCTCGAAGCGATCCTCGGCCTCACCCCCACCACCGCCGGCCACGTCTACGTCGGCGGGCGCCGCCTCCGCGACGCGCGCGGCCGGATCGGCTACGTCCCGCAACGCACCGCCGTCGATTGGGACTTCCCGACCCGCGTCGTCGACGTCGTCACGATGGGCCTCTACGGCCGCCTCGGGTGGCTGCGCCGACCCGGCGCGAAGGAACGCCGCGCGGCGGAGGCGGCCCTCGAACGCGTCGGGATGGCGGACTACCGCGACCGCCAGATCGCGCAGCTGTCCGGCGGTCAACAGCAACGCACCTTCCTCGCCCGCGCCCTCGTCCAGGACGCCGACGTCTACTTCCTCGACGAACCCATGGCCGGCGTCGACGCCACCAGCGAAGCGGCGATCCTCGACGTCCTCCGCGACCTGCGTGCCGAGGGCCGCACGCTGCTCGTCGTCCACCACGACCTGCAGACGGTCCGCACGACCTTCGACTGGGTCGTCCTGCTCAACGTCCGCGTCCTCGCGCAAGGCCCCGTCGAGACCACCTACACCCCCGACAACCTCCGCGCCACCTACGGCGGCGACGTCGCCCTCCTCGCGGGCCCCGCCGACCCGACGGGCACCGACGCCCCCACCCCCGACGAAGGGGCGCGGGAGGCCTGA
- a CDS encoding metal-dependent transcriptional regulator has protein sequence MPRDDSTPLSDAAGDYLKAIWVLSEDGPASTNAIAEALDLTAASVSGMLTRLAEAGWIDHVRYYGATLTDVGQREALRLVRRHRLVETFMIRELGYRLDEVHEEAEALEHTISDRFAERLAGLLGDPSHDPHGDPIPRADGVVPATPDQDLYAVAGGGTLRVARLKSQDPSVLAALEDHGLGPGAVVRVVEVGDARRAWRLDVGGRRVRLPDALARTVRGDVVTDGA, from the coding sequence GTGCCGCGCGACGACTCCACGCCGCTCAGCGACGCGGCGGGCGACTACCTCAAGGCCATCTGGGTGCTCAGCGAGGACGGCCCCGCGAGCACCAACGCGATCGCCGAGGCGCTCGACCTGACCGCCGCGTCGGTGTCGGGGATGCTGACCCGCCTGGCGGAGGCGGGCTGGATCGATCACGTGCGCTACTACGGCGCGACGCTGACCGACGTGGGGCAGCGCGAGGCGCTCCGTCTGGTGCGCCGCCACCGGCTGGTGGAGACGTTCATGATCCGCGAGCTCGGCTACCGGCTGGACGAGGTGCACGAGGAAGCGGAGGCCCTCGAACACACGATCAGCGACCGTTTCGCCGAACGCCTCGCGGGCCTCCTGGGCGACCCGAGCCACGATCCGCACGGCGACCCGATCCCCCGCGCCGACGGCGTCGTGCCCGCCACCCCCGACCAGGACCTGTACGCCGTCGCGGGCGGGGGGACGCTGCGCGTCGCGCGCCTCAAGAGCCAGGACCCGTCGGTCCTGGCCGCCCTCGAGGATCACGGCCTGGGGCCGGGCGCCGTCGTCCGGGTGGTGGAGGTCGGCGACGCGCGTCGCGCCTGGCGGCTGGACGTCGGCGGCCGCCGCGTCCGCCTCCCCGACGCGCTCGCGCGGACGGTGCGCGGCGACGTCGTGACGGACGGCGCGTGA